Proteins from a single region of Bacteroidales bacterium:
- a CDS encoding T9SS type A sorting domain-containing protein: MKKYLVTAVFFLVASFTMAQIKVEPPVLVTPANNATNQMPDVLLDWNAVIGAINYELQLSENADFTAIVFDSITDLTAVKTSLLKFSLQHHWRVRAIYEGNSTSEWSAVWSFTTFTKFDLFRPNNDAVKQVPDINLQWRDRVGQILISGVTFFDVQIDTVNTFDSPNLQEFMVTGTTFNKPMANLYFGVKYFWRARAGHTNDISGWSDVRNFTTLNIIDLKKPDNNSVNNHLNVNLRWDDISGLTKFEYQVDDNAEFASPDVELTENIIEPAKNLMYGTQYFWRMRGRHEVDTTDWSLVWNFTTFTTPVLTSPANGDTGVVLRPQLRWDQIKGTIKYEINYCKDLEMLDSKIYYKDASDDEIPLLNVNTDLESSTLYYWRVRAMSAIDTSDFSPVWTFTTSSPVGVPEYFKDSELAIFPNPAHDVINIQINTNQRTDVELAIYDLLGQAVFKRNLSLNAGFNQSELLLGDISNGIYLIKLVKDDQIYTNKIIISK; the protein is encoded by the coding sequence ATGAAAAAATATTTAGTTACCGCGGTGTTTTTCCTGGTTGCCTCTTTCACGATGGCACAAATCAAAGTGGAACCGCCTGTTCTTGTAACACCGGCAAATAATGCAACCAACCAAATGCCTGATGTATTGCTTGATTGGAATGCAGTAATCGGGGCGATAAATTATGAGTTGCAATTGAGCGAAAATGCTGACTTCACAGCCATTGTTTTTGATTCAATCACTGACCTTACAGCTGTCAAAACTAGTTTGCTTAAATTTAGCCTCCAGCATCACTGGCGTGTCAGAGCAATTTATGAAGGTAACAGCACTTCAGAGTGGTCGGCAGTCTGGTCATTTACTACTTTCACGAAGTTTGATCTGTTCAGGCCAAATAATGATGCTGTTAAACAGGTTCCGGATATTAACCTTCAATGGCGCGACAGGGTTGGCCAGATTTTAATTTCAGGAGTTACTTTTTTTGACGTTCAAATTGATACAGTAAACACATTTGACTCACCAAATCTTCAGGAGTTTATGGTTACGGGTACAACTTTTAATAAGCCAATGGCTAATTTGTACTTTGGTGTAAAGTATTTCTGGAGAGCCAGAGCAGGACACACAAATGATATTTCAGGCTGGAGCGACGTGAGAAATTTTACAACACTTAATATTATTGATCTCAAAAAACCGGATAATAATAGTGTAAATAATCATTTAAATGTGAATTTGAGGTGGGATGATATTTCAGGATTAACCAAGTTTGAATACCAGGTGGATGATAATGCTGAATTTGCCTCGCCTGATGTTGAATTGACTGAAAACATCATCGAACCTGCCAAAAATCTGATGTATGGAACGCAGTATTTTTGGAGAATGAGAGGCCGCCATGAAGTGGATACCACAGATTGGTCGCTGGTATGGAATTTTACTACTTTCACAACTCCGGTTCTGACCAGTCCTGCAAATGGTGATACTGGTGTGGTCCTTCGTCCTCAGCTGCGCTGGGACCAGATCAAAGGAACGATCAAGTACGAGATCAATTATTGCAAAGACCTCGAAATGCTCGACTCCAAAATCTATTACAAGGATGCAAGCGATGATGAAATCCCCCTTCTGAACGTAAATACCGATCTCGAATCAAGCACTTTGTACTATTGGAGGGTGAGGGCCATGAGTGCTATTGATACCAGTGATTTCAGCCCTGTATGGACATTTACTACTTCTTCTCCCGTTGGTGTTCCTGAATATTTCAAAGATTCAGAACTGGCCATTTTCCCCAATCCGGCCCATGATGTCATCAATATTCAGATCAATACAAACCAGCGGACTGACGTGGAACTGGCAATTTATGATTTACTGGGACAAGCAGTGTTTAAAAGAAACCTTTCTTTGAATGCAGGCTTTAACCAATCAGAATTATTACTTGGCGATATTTCCAATGGCATTTACCTGATCAAATTGGTGAAAGATGATCAGATTTATACAAACAAGATCATTATCAGTAAATAA